A region of the Scatophagus argus isolate fScaArg1 chromosome 14, fScaArg1.pri, whole genome shotgun sequence genome:
CCCTAAAAATCTGTAGTGGAACATATGATATCTGAGTAACTGAAAGCAAAATGTGGACAATTCAGAAGTGTGGAAACTATAAAGCTTGTTTATGGCCCGTTAATATTATGCTTTATGTGAACAGGGTTTTTCAGCTAGCCACCCTGTTTCAGGTGACTCTGTCTTTCCGTTTCATTTTCTGAGAGTGCTTTCCTGGAGCTCCACCTAGTGGTGGTGCCCCATGACTGATAAATTACTGTAGTGAGTTGCTATAGTGTTTAAACGATTAACTAAATAGtcagttttaagtttttgtAGGTGCCCCTCGGTATGAAAGTGTTTCTCTAGAGTGTCTTCTACCATCTGCATGTTGAATCAtcctgttttctgtgtatgttcCAGGAATGCTGTTCCTCCTGGCTTACAGTGGTCTAATGGTCCTTCTGGGCACCTACGGAGCTGCAGGACTCATCTCAATGATGCAGGCCTCCAGTCTGGCTGCTTTAATTGCAAGCAAGGTAGCGGCTCATTGGCTTGTCTTATCTGTGCAGCTCAATTTCTGAGCTGTTCCTTGGTTAAATAAGACCTGCGAATGTTGTCAGAGGAGAGGGAATTCATTTGCTGGATTTGTTGTTTCCAGGGCCTTCAGGCTGGAACTAACTACCGTAATGGCAGCACAGGCCAACTGTCCACTCTGTCTGTGTTACTGTCGTGGGCTGGGACTCTGGGTGCTGTCTACGTGTCTCTGCAGGtagtacaaaaaaaacatttacatcactCCAGTCTGTCACTGTTGTCTTTACTAACTAATATTTGTTTTGTAGGAGACAGGAATCTCATTTATTACTCTGTTGCACGCACTATCAGCCTGTCTCAGCTGTGTCCTCCTGGCCCAGGTCCTCTGCAGCACACCTGACACTAAAAAGAAGGTTGATTAGACGGTGAAGGCTGgtgacacataaacatgcacattataTGCAAAATCTTCCTGTCATGTAAGAAATATTGTTCACCAAATTAGCAGGAAATGTTTACAGGGTCTGCTTTATAGCAAGTTGTGTGAGACTCTCAGACTCTCACCCAATCCATAACCTTCGGCATTTGGTTTCCCTTTAGTGTAAAGGCAAGGGGAATTACAAAAAGAATTACTTTAATGTACTTTATAAGCGACTGTCAAAATGAAACAGTCAGTTTTTGGGTGCTTTTAAAGTTTCAGTTGTTAAGCCATTTCAGATTTGTGTTCACTAAACTCAAAAGTTCTCATTTAAAGTAGAAACTCAAACTGACTGACCGTGCACAGCTAAGGGTAGACACAGTGAGGCACACCATGTTGGATTTACCGTTTCGAGGATACAGTTTCTATTATAAcaggttttaaaatatttgtgacTACATTTTTGTAGAAACAAAGTTAACAGTTTGTTACAGGCCTCATGTAAGAGTACCGTGGTAGCTTCCGTACTGGAACTGGAACCTGTTAATGATCTTCCTAAGCTCCACCTTTGGGTGGAGGAACCCTCTCATGAATGCCTCTGGTCTGACTTCTGAGCATCAAGTTTTGCCAGCCACCAGGAACAAAATGTCCAGTGTTGCTCAGTAACACTCCAAGTGTTTACAGGAGTTCTGCCAAGATACACTGAGTTGCCAGTAGCAGCACATGACCAAAGACACATTAACCTTGTGTTTTATGGCTGTTACTTAATTATTTCCATCCAACTGAGTGCAAAAAAAACTACTGATT
Encoded here:
- the LOC124070337 gene encoding mannose-P-dolichol utilization defect 1 protein-like isoform X1; the protein is MASSPFKEFLVSYVMPERCYEELFVNFHMHVPCLKFVLNRSFGFWIILDTFLAQLPQLLKILWGRSAAGLSLTSALLQLYSFSCPVVYAVAKHFPLFAWGERLLTLAQTAVIVFLILHYRGDTLTGMLFLLAYSGLMVLLGTYGAAGLISMMQASSLAALIASKGLQAGTNYRNGSTGQLSTLSVLLSWAGTLGAVYVSLQVVQKKHLHHSSLSLLSLLTNICFVGDRNLIYYSVARTISLSQLCPPGPGPLQHT